In Elaeis guineensis isolate ETL-2024a chromosome 1, EG11, whole genome shotgun sequence, a genomic segment contains:
- the LOC105061071 gene encoding anaphase-promoting complex subunit 11, protein MKVKILQWHAVASWTWDAQDETCGICRMAFDGCCPDCKFPGDDCPLVWGACNHSFHLHCILKWVNSQNSQASQQQPQCPMCRREWQFKA, encoded by the coding sequence ATGAAGGTCAAAATACTTCAGTGGCATGCTGTGGCTTCTTGGACATGGGATGCTCAAGATGAAACATGCGGTATCTGTAGAATGGCGTTTGATGGCTGCTGCCCGGATTGCAAATTCCCTGGAGATGACTGTCCATTGGTTTGGGGTGCATGTAACCATTCTTTCCATCTTCACTGCATACTGAAGTGGGTGAACTCACAGAACTCACAGGCATCCCAGCAACAGCCACAATGTCCCATGTGTCGCAGAGAGTGGCAATTTAAAGCATGA